One genomic segment of Mycoplasmopsis agalactiae PG2 includes these proteins:
- the cdd gene encoding cytidine deaminase: MVEKLKSLLKYAYCPWSHFQVAAIAIDKNGKEYPGVNVENAAFPSGLCAERSALFGSVAHGAEVGTFKEIHIISSSNDVISPCAGCRQVLTEFMPDNALIYQYNNSGDNVRVNKLSELVPHPIRTEQIKS; this comes from the coding sequence ATGGTTGAAAAATTAAAAAGTTTATTAAAGTATGCATACTGCCCTTGATCGCACTTTCAAGTAGCTGCTATAGCAATTGATAAAAATGGAAAAGAATATCCAGGAGTTAATGTTGAAAATGCAGCCTTCCCTTCAGGCTTATGTGCCGAAAGATCAGCGTTATTCGGTTCTGTTGCTCATGGTGCGGAAGTAGGCACATTTAAGGAAATACACATTATTTCATCAAGCAATGATGTAATTTCACCATGTGCTGGATGTAGGCAAGTTTTAACTGAATTTATGCCTGACAATGCCTTAATTTATCAATACAACAATTCGGGCGATAATGTGAGAGTCAACAAACTTAGTGAACTAGTTCCACATCCAATAAGAACAGAACAGATTAAATCTTAG